The sequence GCAGCGAGGAGTTCTTGTAGCCGCGCGCGTTCAGCCCCGTCAGCGCCATGATCAGCTCGCGGCCGCGGACGTCGGGATCGCCGATCAGGTTGAAGGCGGCATAGGTCGGCAGGAAGCCGTTCTTGCGGTACGAGCCGAGCAGGTGCTGCGCGCAGTCGCGGATCACGCCGTCGATCTCTGAGGTCTGCGGCATGGTGCCGGTGAACATCGCCGGCGGCGGCTTCGGGTGGTCGAGCGCGATGCTGTCGACGAGATCGGCCACGGGCTGACCGACCGCCGCCCAATCCGGCTCGGCATCGTCGCGGGCGCGGGCGAGGGCCTCGCGCAGCCGGGACAGCTTCGCCGCGTCGCGCAGCTCGGGCAGCCCGGCCCGCCGCAGCAGCATCCGCAATGCGGGATTGCCGAGCGCGGTCTTGTAGAACTTTGCCAGGTGCGGATCGCCGCTGGCACTGGCCGCCAGCACGGGATCGCAGACCTCATAAAGAGAGGGGCCGTCCTTCCGCGCCGTCAGCGCCCGGCAGGCGGCGCCGGCAAAATAATGAAAGCTCATGAAATACCTGGTCGCGGGGCCTTGCGCGGAAGCGGCGAGCGCGCGCACCCGACCGCCCGCCACCTTCTGCAAGTCTTTGAAAAGCTACCCGGATTCGCAGGAAAAACAAATGTGACTGATGTCACGGAATTAACCGGCACGGAGCCTGCATGATCAGCCCCCGGGTGCCTACGGGGATGTCATAAATCGAGAAATCCGGCTTGGAGAATTAACCAATAACTTCAGTGACTTAGTTCAAATTTTGGGCGATCTATTGCTCGGGGGGCGATATCCGGTTAAGGGTTTGTTTGGTGCGGCGCCGCAAATTGCGCGCAATTCGGGGGCACTCCCCCGGCCAATCCCTCAAACCTAAAGACGCTATCGCGCTACTCAAACAGTGTGCGCGCGCTTGGCTGGTCTTTGGCACTGACAGGAATGAACCGAGATGAATGTAAGGCAGCTCGACATTTCCCGACGCACCATCGCGGTGGCCGCAGCCCTCATCGGCACGGTGTCGCTGGTGATCGGCGCCCATGCTGCCCTCAACATGCGTGCGCTCGATGCCGCCAAGGCCGTGACGACCGACCAGATCACCGGCTCGATCGGCCAGACCTCGCGCCTCGCGCTCGTCATCGGCAATGGACATTATCCCGACGCCAGTGCGCCGCTGACGCAGTCGATCAACGACGCCCGCGCGCTGTCCTCGTCGCTGCGCAAGAGCGGCTTTGACGTCGACATGGTGGAAGACGCGACCAAGGACGACATGGTCCGCGCCGTCAATCGCCTGAAGTCCCGGATCAAGCGCGACACCGTCGTCATGCTGTTCTTCGGCGGCTTCGGCGTGCAGGCGGGCCGCGAGAGCTACATGCTGCCGGTCGATGCCGTGATCTGGAAGGAAAGCGACGTTCGTCGCCACGGCGTCTCCATCGAAGGCGTGCTCGAGATGATGAAGGAGCAGGGCGCCAAGGCCAAGCTCGTCGTCGTCGACGCCTCCCGCCGCAATCCCTACGAGCGCCGCTTCCGTTCCTACAGCCACGGCCTCGCGCCGATCAGCGCGCCCGACAATGCGCTGATCCTCTCCTCGGCCTCGCCCGGCAAGGTCGTCGACGACGGCAAGGGCGAGCACAGCGTGCTGGTCGGCGAGCTGCTCGGCAATCTCAATGCGCAGAGCGGCAGCGCCGAAGCCGTCTTCAACAAGACCCGCGTCGCCATCTCCCGCGCTTCCGAAGGCGGCCAGGTCCCGACCGTGTCGTCCTCGCTGCTCGAAGACGTGCAGTTCGACCAGGCCGGCGGCTAGTTTTTCTCGCGGCAACCGTAGCTCTCGCAGGGTGGGCAAAGGCGCAACGCGCCGTGCCCACATCTTTCCAACATCTCGATAGAAGACGTGGGCACGCTTCGCTTTGCCCACCCTACGATGATGTGCACGTAGGCCCGTCTGCCTCTCCACCGTCATTGCGAGGAGCTCTTGCGACGAAGCAATCCAGGATCCCTCCGCGGAGAGATTCTGGATTGCTTCGCTTCGCTCGCAATGACGATCGTGGCTGCTACTTCGCCGCTTCCGCGCTCGCCATCGCCGGGCGGACGGGGTCGCCTTCGCGCAAGAGCGCGCCGGCGCGGGCGACGACCACGTCGCCTTCGTTGAGGCCGTCGCGGACCTCGATATTGCCGCCGGACATCAACCCGATCTCGACGCGCTTGGTCTCGACGCGGTTGCGGCGGATCACCTGCACCACGGTGCCGGCGGACGAATACTGCACGGCGGTGAGCGGCACCGCGACGTTGCAGCTCTGGCCGGTCTTGATCAGCGCGCGCCCGCTCGCGTTCAGCAGCAGCCGCTTCTGCGAGGAGATGCCGATATAGACCATGCCCTGCTGGATGTTCGGCTCGACGGTCGGCCCGATGCGGCGCACCTTGCCCTCGAGGTCGCCGGCGCCGGCGATACGCACGGTCGCCGGCTGATTGACGGCGAGCTTGCGCATGTCGGTGGTCGCGACCAGGCCGACGAGATCGTATTCGCTGCGCGCCACGATGGTGAACAGCGCCTCGCCCTTGGCCGAGGCGAGATTGCCGATCTGCGCCGTGGAGGTCGCGATCACGCCCGCCACGGGCGCCGTGACCTGAAGCGTGCCGCCTTCGGGCAGCGCGAGGCGCGCCAGCACCTGGCCGGCCGTGGTGGTGTCGCCGGCTTCCGCCAGCACCTCGGTCACCTTCAGGCCCGGACGTTCGGGCCGCACCGAGGTTTCCTCGCGCGCGATGATGGTGCCGGTGGCCTCGACGATGTCGGAGAAGCAGGATTTCGCGACCTTGAGCACCGTGACCGCCGGCCCTTTGGGCGCATCGTCCTCGGCGGCAGGCGCGCCTTGCACGCCGAGGACGAACACTCCGGCGATGGCGGCGGGAAACAGGCTTCGAACGACGGAACGGGGCAAATGACGCATTGGAAATTCCACTGGGGCGATGCCTCCAACCGATAGCAGATGGCGGGAGCCCGGACTACGGCAGCGTTGTCCCAGAGCGGGATGCCACGCCGCCCGGGCTGGCGCGGCAAGTCCTTGATTAGTCGCGGAATTGGGAAACAGGTTCGCTATCGGCCAAGCCGGTCCCAAGGGGGCCAAAGGGGACGGCTCAGCTCCGGCGATCGCCGAGCAGCCTGCCGGTGGAACGGTCGATCAGGTGCAGGCGCGTGCAGGCCGGGCAGGGGACGGACACGTGCGTGCCCTCGGCTGGCGCGTCGCCGAGCCGATGCTGCACGTTCATGCCGGTCTGCGGGCACTTGAAGAGGATATGGCGGTCCATGACCGCCATATGATGGCAATGCAGGATCCTGCGAAATTGCGGATGATTACGTAGGTCGGTCGCAGGCCCTCACGGCAGGCTCAAAAACTCCACCCAGTTCGGCTTCTTACCGGTGGGGTAGGATTTCAGCTTCGCCAGCGCGCCGCTCGACTGGTCGATCGCATAGACCGTCATGCCGTCGGAGAGCTCGCCGACCGCGGCAAGGTAGCGCCCGCTGGGATCGATGTTGAAGCCGCGCGGCTGCTTCTCGGTGGGCACGCTGCCGATCGTGGTCAGCTTGCCGGTGGCCGCATCGACCTTGTAGGCGGCGATCGTGTTCGTGGTGCGCTCGGAGGCGTAGAGGAAGCGTCCGTCCGGCGTGATGTGGATGTCGGCGGCCCAAGGCTTCTTATCAGAATCCTTTCCGGAAAACCCTTCAGGCAGCGCGGTGGTGCGCTGGATCTCGTCCCATGCGCCGCTCCTGGCTTCATAGTTGAACGCGGCCACATCGCCGTTCAGCTCGTGGAGGAGATAGACGAACTTGCCGTTGGGGTGGAATACGAAGTGCCGCGGCCCCGATTTTTCCGGCACCTTGTAGGCCGGCGGATCGCTCGGCGTGAGCGCACCGGTGGTGGGCTCGAACGCAAAGCTCAGCACCTGGTCGGAGCCGAGATTGGTCGCGAACACGAAACGATTGTCGGGCGAGGGCAGGAAGGCGTGCGCGTTCAGCCCGGTCGGGATCACCTGGGTCGGCGCGGCCACCACGCCGTTCGCTCCAAGCGGATTCACGGCGACCTTGTTGCCGCCATAGGAGGCGCTGAACAGCACCTTGCCGCCGCGGTCGGTGGCGATGTTCGCCATGCTGTCGGCGAGCGGCCCGTTGCCGATATGGCTGAGCTGACCGGTCTTGGGATCGATCGAAAAGCTCACCGCCTGGAACGGCTGCGAGCGCACGCCGGCAATCAGCACGCGGTGGTCGGGCGTGATCGCGAGCGGCGTCGAGGAGCCCGGCTTCTCCACACCGGTGAAGGCGGCGGTCTGCACCGGTGTCATCTCGCCGTTCTCGGCCAGCTTGAACACGCTGATGTCGTTGCTGTCGGCATTGCCGACATAGGCGAAGGTCTCGGCCATGCCGGCACGGGCTCCCAAGGTAAGGGCAAGAAAGGTGAGAGTGGTGGCGATCGCAGCGCGGGGCGTTTTGGACGCGATGCGGCGGGTCGGACTCGACATGGGCGTTCTCCTCGGGACCAAGTGTTGTCGTTTTGCCGGAGAGGATAGCGGGCAGCCGGTTGCCGCACCAAATTCCAATTGAGATTGATCGATACCGAAATTGTATCGGTCGCACGGGTGTGGCTATCGCACCGCCGCCGTCAAATTGCGGGAGGGCAGATGCGGGCCGGCCGGGCGGTCCGGCGGCCCGAGCACGGTCCACACCGCGACCGCGAGCAGGGTGCAAGTCAGAATCGTCCAGGCGACCAGTCGTTTTCGCATCAGGCCAAACCCCGTCCGTCAAATGCTTGCGGCGACGCACGCTGGCCATCGTGCACTGCAACCCGCGACGATCCTATGAACTCGTTCACAGGCGAAAGCAGGGCAATGCAAGCGAACCAATGTCGCGCACAGGCATTAACCGGCATGCCCCGCGAAAACGATCTCGAAGGCAAGCCCGACATGGGCGGCAAGCATGGTGGTCAGGCCGGCCAGCCCAAGCTGCCGCCGCGCCCGCACGAAGGCCCGCGCGATGAGGATGTCGTGGCAAAGCGCCA is a genomic window of Bradyrhizobium sp. CB1717 containing:
- a CDS encoding beta-propeller fold lactonase family protein: MSSPTRRIASKTPRAAIATTLTFLALTLGARAGMAETFAYVGNADSNDISVFKLAENGEMTPVQTAAFTGVEKPGSSTPLAITPDHRVLIAGVRSQPFQAVSFSIDPKTGQLSHIGNGPLADSMANIATDRGGKVLFSASYGGNKVAVNPLGANGVVAAPTQVIPTGLNAHAFLPSPDNRFVFATNLGSDQVLSFAFEPTTGALTPSDPPAYKVPEKSGPRHFVFHPNGKFVYLLHELNGDVAAFNYEARSGAWDEIQRTTALPEGFSGKDSDKKPWAADIHITPDGRFLYASERTTNTIAAYKVDAATGKLTTIGSVPTEKQPRGFNIDPSGRYLAAVGELSDGMTVYAIDQSSGALAKLKSYPTGKKPNWVEFLSLP
- a CDS encoding HlyD family efflux transporter periplasmic adaptor subunit, with the translated sequence MRHLPRSVVRSLFPAAIAGVFVLGVQGAPAAEDDAPKGPAVTVLKVAKSCFSDIVEATGTIIAREETSVRPERPGLKVTEVLAEAGDTTTAGQVLARLALPEGGTLQVTAPVAGVIATSTAQIGNLASAKGEALFTIVARSEYDLVGLVATTDMRKLAVNQPATVRIAGAGDLEGKVRRIGPTVEPNIQQGMVYIGISSQKRLLLNASGRALIKTGQSCNVAVPLTAVQYSSAGTVVQVIRRNRVETKRVEIGLMSGGNIEVRDGLNEGDVVVARAGALLREGDPVRPAMASAEAAK
- a CDS encoding caspase family protein, with the translated sequence MNVRQLDISRRTIAVAAALIGTVSLVIGAHAALNMRALDAAKAVTTDQITGSIGQTSRLALVIGNGHYPDASAPLTQSINDARALSSSLRKSGFDVDMVEDATKDDMVRAVNRLKSRIKRDTVVMLFFGGFGVQAGRESYMLPVDAVIWKESDVRRHGVSIEGVLEMMKEQGAKAKLVVVDASRRNPYERRFRSYSHGLAPISAPDNALILSSASPGKVVDDGKGEHSVLVGELLGNLNAQSGSAEAVFNKTRVAISRASEGGQVPTVSSSLLEDVQFDQAGG